The DNA region AGGGCTTGGCGCTCGGGGGAGTTCGCCTGGAAGACGAACCAGAGGACCGCAAAGGTGACGTAGTCGAAGATCGAGCTGATCGGCCCGATGAAGGCCATGAAGCGGCCGATGCTTTCGGCTTCCCATTTCCGCGGCTTGGCGAGGAACTCGTCGTCCATCCGGTCCCAGGGAATGAGCGTCTGCGACAGGTCGTAGATCAGGTTGATGATGAGAAGCTGAAGCGGCTTCATCGGAAGGAAGGGAAGGAGCAGCCCGGATCCGAGGACGCTCAAGACGTTGCCGAAGTTCGAGCTGGTCGTCATCTTGATATACTTGATGATATTGCCGAACATCCTCCGGCCCTCGATCACCGCCTCTTCGAGAATCAGGAGGCTCTTCTCCAAGAGGATGATGTCGGCCGACTCCTTGGCGATATCGACGGCGGTGTCGACGGAAATGCCGACGTCCGCCTCGCGGAGGGCCGGAGCGTCGTTGATGCCGTCCCCGAGAAAGCCGACGGCATGTCCGCCCGCCCGAAGCGCCCGGATCACCCGGGCTTTCTGCAGTGGAGCCATCTTCACGAAAGCCGTCGTCTTTTCGGAGGCGGCGATCAACTCCTCGTCGGAAAGCTTCTCGATTTCGAAGCCGCGGAGGATCCCTTTGATCTCCAGCCCCACCCAATCGCAGATGCGGGAGGTTACGATCTCGTTGTCCCCCGTGATCACTTTTACCTCGACCCCCGACTTTTGCAGCGCCCGGATCGCCGGTCCCGCATCGTGCTTCGGCGGGTCGAGAAAGGCGATGAAACCGCAGAAGGTAAGGTCCTTTTCGTCGGCGGCCGTGACCGTCGCGCTGTGCGCCGGCAGCTCCTTGTAGGCGACCGCGACCACCCGCATCCCGTCGCTGTTGAGCTCGTCCCGCATCGCCAAGGCACGGCGCTTCATCTCCTTGGAAAACGGGATGACCTCCCGCCCCTTTTTCACGTGGCTGCAGATCCGAATCATCTCCTCCACCGCCCCTTTGGTGATCAGCCAGTCCACTCCGGTAGAGACCTGCCTGGCCACGACCGACATGCGGCGGCGCTCGAAATCGAACGGGATCTCGTCGACCTTCTGGAAATGCGAGACGAGGCGCAGCCCGACTTCGCGCTGCTCGAGCACGGCCGCGTCGAGAAGGTTGCGCAGGCCGCTCTGATAGTAGCTGTTCAGGTAGGCGTACTCGAGCACCTCCGGGCTCTCCTCCCCGTCCACATCGAGGAATCGCTCCAGGATGATCTTGTCATGAGTCAAGGTGCCCGTCTTGTCCGTGCAGAGCACGTCGATCGCTCCGATGTTCTGGATCGCGTTGAGCCGCTTGGTGATCACCTTCCGGCGCGAAAGGCTGATCGCGCCCTTGGCCAAGGCTCCGGTGACGATCATCGGCAGCATCGCCGGTGTCAGACCGACGCCGATGGCCAGGGCGAAAAGAAAGGCCTCGGTCCAGTTCCCCTTCGTCAGCCCGTTGAGCAACAAGACGATCGGTATCATGGTCCCGATCACCTTCACCAGAAGCCAGCTCACGCGGCTGACGCTCTGATCGAAGCTCGTCGTCGCCCGATAGCCGCGAACCCCCTTGGCAAGAGCCCCGAAATAGCTCGAGGAGCCGGTTCGCAAGGCTACGGCGGTCGCGGTGCCGGAGATCACGTTGGTTCCCAGGAATGCGATATTCGGCAGGCTGAAGACATCGACGGGGCCCTCGGCTCCGCCGCCGGGCGCCATCGGAGAGTCGAATTTCTCCACCGGGAAGGCCTCTCCGGAAAGGGCTGCTTGGCTGACGAAAAGATCGCGGGTCGAGAGGAGCCTGACGTCGGCGGGGATCATGTCCCCGGCGGACAGATAAATGATGTCCCCGGGGACGATCATCCGGAGCGGAATTTCCCGGCCCCGGGCCATTTCCGGCGCCGGCAGATCGCTTTCCGTCTCTGTCCACCGCCGCCGGACCATCGCGGTCGTGCGAACCATCGCCTTGAGCTTTTCCACCGCTCGGCTCGACTCGAACTCCTGGAAGAAGCGGAGCAGAACACTGACCCCGATCATCATGGACATGATGAAGACCCCGTACCACTCTCCCAGCCACCCGGCCATGACGGCCATGACCGAGAGAAGGACGGCGAACGGGTTGAGGTAGCTCCAGAGAAGCATCTGCGCCCAGCTCGGGGGCTTCTCGGAATGGACCTCGTTGTACCCGATCTCTTCCAGCCGCCTCTCCGCTTCCTCCTCCTCGAGCCCGGCCTCGGATGTGCCTAATTCCTGCAGGAGTTCGGGGATCGGAAGGCAGCTCAAGCGCCAGAGATCCCGGGCGATCGCCTTTTCGGTCTCCCGCAGGGCGGATTCCCTGGCACGCTCCTTACTTTTCCTCCGCTCGAGCACCCAGCGCCAGAGCCCCAGCGGGAAGCCGGCGAGGCTCCTGTAGAGCGAATCGGTGGTGTTGGCCGGGGATCTGCTCATGGGTTCCCTTCCGTTCCCCCGGCTCGCCGTGCGCCGCGGCACCCGCTCATCCCGTCCCGTCGCGGAGCCGCCAGGGGAGGCCGCAGAAGCACCCCTCTTATCCAATCCCGCCCCGGGAGGAAAGCAAAAGTCTTCTTCCCGCGCCTCAATCCAGGCAGGAAGAGGAAGGCTCCCGCTCCGGGATCGCGTCGCAAGCGGCCAGCCAGACCGTGGCCGGACTGTCGCTCGGCGCTCGGTAATCCCCGCGGGGAGAGAGGGAACCGCCGGTGCCGACCTTGGGAGCATTCGCGATGCAGCTGCGCTTGAACTGGCTCTCCGCGAAGAAGCGGCGCAGGAAGAGGCGCAGCCACTTCTTGATCTCCGCGATCGAATACTGCGCCCGCGGCTCCCCCCGCGGCCATTCCCCCTGCGTGCAATCGTGCCAGGCCGTCCAAGCCAGGAAGGCGACCTTCGCCGGCTCGTACCCGAAGCGGAGAATGTAATAGAGGTGGAAGTCTTGCAGGGAAAAGGGCCCCACGACGTCTTCGGTCCGCTGCGCCGGCTGGCCGTCGGTCCTTCCGGGAATCAGCTCGGGGCTGATCTCCGTGGCCAGGATCTCCCGCAGCAGCGCGCTCGTCTCCTCCCCCAGCGCCTCCCGCTCGGCTTCGGAGGCGATCAGATGCCGGATCAGGGTCTTGGGGACGCTCGCGTTGACATGATAATGCGCCATCTGGTCTCCCACGCCGTACGTGCACCAGCCCAGGGCCAGCTCGCTCAAGTCGCTCGTTCCCACCACCAGCGCGCCGTTGGCGTTGGCCAGCCGGAAAAGGTGGCTGGTCCTCTCCCCGGCCTGGACATTCTCGAATGTCGTATCGTAGACCGCCGCCCCCTGCGCGGCCGGATGGCCGATGTCCCGGAGCATCTGCCGACAGCTCGGCCGGATATCGATCTGGTGCGCCGTGCAGCCCAGGGCCTTCATCAGCCGGTGCGCCTGCGCCAGGGTGCGCTCGCTCGTCCCGAAAGCGGGCATCGTGTAGGCCAGGACGTTGCTCCGGGGCAGCCGGAGCTGATCCATCGCCCGACAGGCAACCAGAAGCGCTTGCGTCGAATCGAGGCCGCCCGAAATCCCCAAAACCGCCTTTTGGAGACCAGCGGCCTGAAGGCGCGTGGCCAGACCCTGGACCTGGATGCGGTAGATCTCCCGGCAACGCTCTTCGTTTTTGCGCAGGTCGCTGGGCACGTAAGGGAAGCGGTCGTAGCGGCGCGCAAGGAGCAGAACCCCGTCCCGGGCGAGCTCCGCCCGGAAGGAAATGCTCCGAAAAACCTCGATCTGGGCCAGATGCTGCAAGCGGCACTGGGTGAAGCTCCCTTGGCGACGGCGATCGGCCGCCAGCCGCTCGAGGTCGACCTCGGCGGTGACAAGCTGGTCCCGGTCGAGGAAACGCTCCGTTTCGACCAGCCGCGTGCCGTTTTCGTAGATCATCCCGTGCCCGTCCCAAGCGAGGTCGGTGGTCGATTCGCCCCAGCCGGCCGCGGTGTAGACGTAGGCGGCCAGACAGCGGGCCGACTGGTTGCCCACCAGCTCCCGGCGATATTCTTCCTTTCCTACCGTAATGTTGGAGGCCGAGAGGTTGACCAGCACGGTGGCTCCGGCCAGCGCCGCGTAGCACGACGGGGGAATGGGAACCCAGAGATCCTCGCAGATCTCCACCGCAAACGCAAAGAGCGGCTCGTCCGAAGCGGCGAAAAGCAGGCGGCTTCCGAACGGGACCGTCTCTCCGCCCAGGAGAATCTCCCGTTCGTGCGCGCACTCACCCGAAGCGAACTGCCGCAGCTCGTAGAACTCCCGGTAATTCGGCAGATAGGTCTTGGGGACCACCCCGAGGATCCGGCCGCGATGGACCACCGCGGCGCAATTGTAGAGGGCCCCATCGAGCTCCAGCGGCAGCCCGACGACGGCCACCACGGGCAAGCCGGCGGACGCCTCCCGAACGCGCAGGAGCGCTTCGCGAGCGGCCCGAAGAAGAGCGGATTGAGCAAAGAGATCCTCGCACGAGTAGCCGCAGAGGCCGAGTTCGGGGAACGCCGCCAAGGCGACCCGCCGGGCCGCCGCCTCTTTTAAAAGCTCGATCGTCCGCTCCGCATTCGCAGCCGGATCCGCGATGCGCACCACCGGAATTCCGACGGCGAGGCGGACGAACCCGTGGTTGTAGAAATTAAAAAATTCCACGCTTCCTCGGAAGGAGGAAACATGGCAAAGGAGCGAGCCGGGCGAAAGCGATTTTTCCCCGAGCGGCGGCCGATTCGGTCCCAGGCCTACCGGCGGCCGCCGCCGTGGAATCCGCCGCCGTGGAATCCGCCGCGGAATCCGCCGAATTGGCCGCCGCGGAATCCGCCGCCATAGGCACCCCGGAAGCCGCCCCTCGGAAGCCCCGGTTCCCGATCGGTGCGCCGTGGAAGGTCCCGCCCCAACCGCGCATCCCTCCGGCCCGCCCACCTGCGCCTCCGCGCCACGTACGGCCGCCCGCTCCGGCGAACCCGCGCCCGGCCGTGCCGTGGAAATGGGAAACCCTCCCCGCCCGGACCACCCCGCCAGGAGCCCGATTCGCTGCGAAAGCCGGCGGCGCCGAACCGGCTCCAGGAACCGGCCCGGGCTCCCGAGAAGCTTCCTCCCTCGGCCCGGCTTCCCGCGCCGCCCCCAAAATGCCTCCAGCCCCCATTCCCGCTTCCCGCAGCTCCCGCGAACGAGCGCGAAGCCCCGCCGTTCCGGCGGCTCCGGCCACCCCGCCGAAGTGCCTCCATCCTCCCGCAGCCCCGCCTCCGGCATGGTCGGCGGCTCCCGGCCCGTGCCCGGTTCCG from Methylacidimicrobium sp. AP8 includes:
- a CDS encoding NAD(+) synthase translates to MEFFNFYNHGFVRLAVGIPVVRIADPAANAERTIELLKEAAARRVALAAFPELGLCGYSCEDLFAQSALLRAAREALLRVREASAGLPVVAVVGLPLELDGALYNCAAVVHRGRILGVVPKTYLPNYREFYELRQFASGECAHEREILLGGETVPFGSRLLFAASDEPLFAFAVEICEDLWVPIPPSCYAALAGATVLVNLSASNITVGKEEYRRELVGNQSARCLAAYVYTAAGWGESTTDLAWDGHGMIYENGTRLVETERFLDRDQLVTAEVDLERLAADRRRQGSFTQCRLQHLAQIEVFRSISFRAELARDGVLLLARRYDRFPYVPSDLRKNEERCREIYRIQVQGLATRLQAAGLQKAVLGISGGLDSTQALLVACRAMDQLRLPRSNVLAYTMPAFGTSERTLAQAHRLMKALGCTAHQIDIRPSCRQMLRDIGHPAAQGAAVYDTTFENVQAGERTSHLFRLANANGALVVGTSDLSELALGWCTYGVGDQMAHYHVNASVPKTLIRHLIASEAEREALGEETSALLREILATEISPELIPGRTDGQPAQRTEDVVGPFSLQDFHLYYILRFGYEPAKVAFLAWTAWHDCTQGEWPRGEPRAQYSIAEIKKWLRLFLRRFFAESQFKRSCIANAPKVGTGGSLSPRGDYRAPSDSPATVWLAACDAIPEREPSSSCLD
- the mgtA gene encoding magnesium-translocating P-type ATPase produces the protein MSRSPANTTDSLYRSLAGFPLGLWRWVLERRKSKERARESALRETEKAIARDLWRLSCLPIPELLQELGTSEAGLEEEEAERRLEEIGYNEVHSEKPPSWAQMLLWSYLNPFAVLLSVMAVMAGWLGEWYGVFIMSMMIGVSVLLRFFQEFESSRAVEKLKAMVRTTAMVRRRWTETESDLPAPEMARGREIPLRMIVPGDIIYLSAGDMIPADVRLLSTRDLFVSQAALSGEAFPVEKFDSPMAPGGGAEGPVDVFSLPNIAFLGTNVISGTATAVALRTGSSSYFGALAKGVRGYRATTSFDQSVSRVSWLLVKVIGTMIPIVLLLNGLTKGNWTEAFLFALAIGVGLTPAMLPMIVTGALAKGAISLSRRKVITKRLNAIQNIGAIDVLCTDKTGTLTHDKIILERFLDVDGEESPEVLEYAYLNSYYQSGLRNLLDAAVLEQREVGLRLVSHFQKVDEIPFDFERRRMSVVARQVSTGVDWLITKGAVEEMIRICSHVKKGREVIPFSKEMKRRALAMRDELNSDGMRVVAVAYKELPAHSATVTAADEKDLTFCGFIAFLDPPKHDAGPAIRALQKSGVEVKVITGDNEIVTSRICDWVGLEIKGILRGFEIEKLSDEELIAASEKTTAFVKMAPLQKARVIRALRAGGHAVGFLGDGINDAPALREADVGISVDTAVDIAKESADIILLEKSLLILEEAVIEGRRMFGNIIKYIKMTTSSNFGNVLSVLGSGLLLPFLPMKPLQLLIINLIYDLSQTLIPWDRMDDEFLAKPRKWEAESIGRFMAFIGPISSIFDYVTFAVLWFVFQANSPERQALFQSGWFVESLLSQSLIVHMIRTRKIPFLQSVAAWPLVVATILVFILGQLILVTPFGAAAGLVPLPISFYFWLWAILLSYCVLTQIVKNWYVRRFGEWL